The following coding sequences lie in one Nycticebus coucang isolate mNycCou1 chromosome 20, mNycCou1.pri, whole genome shotgun sequence genomic window:
- the MKX gene encoding homeobox protein Mohawk isoform X2 has translation MNTVVFNKLSGAVLFEDRGSQELERGGRPYGGVLDSPHTRPEVGIPDSPPLKDNLGLRHRRTGARQNGGKVRHKRQALQDMARPLKQWLYKHRDNPYPTKTEKILLALGSQMTLVQVSNWFANARRRLKNTVRQPDLSWALRIKLYNKYVQGNAERLSVSSDDSCSEDGENPPRNHMNGGGYDTPVHHPVIKSESSVIKSGVRPESQASEDYVSPPKYKSSLLNRYLNDSLRHVMATNTAMMGKTRQRNHSGSFSSNEFEEELVSPSSSETEGNFVYRTALQPHGRELCAEAVTF, from the exons ATGAACACTGTCGTCTTCAACAAGCTTAGCGGAGCCGTGCTTTTTGAGGACCGAGGCTCTCAGGAGCTGGAGCGGGGCGGCCGACCCTACGGTGGCGTCCTGGACAGTCCCCACACCCGCCCCGAGGTGGGCATTCCCGACAGTCCGCCCCTCAAGGACAACCTCGGCCTGAGACACCGAAGGACTGG GGCCCGGCAGAATGGCGGGAAGGTGAGGCACAAGCGACAGGCCCTGCAAGACATGGCGCGGCCCCTCAAGCAGTGGCTTTACAAGCACCGTGACAATCCGTACCCCACCAAGACCGAGAAGATACTCTTGGCCCTCGGCTCGCAGATGACACTAGTGCAG GTGTCAAATTGGTTTGCTAACGCAAGACGTCGGCTTAAGAATACTGTTCGACAGCCAGATTTAAGCTGGGCTTTAAGAATAAAGTTATACAACAAGTACGTTCAAGGAAATGCCGAGCGGCTGAGTGTAAGCAGCGATGATTCGTGTTCTGAAG ATGGAGAAAACCCTCCAAGAAACCACATGAATGGAGGGGGCTATGATACCCCAGTTCACCATCCCGTGATTAAAAGTGAGAGCTCAGTTATAAAATCTGGAGTGAGGCCAGAATCACAGGCCAGTGAGGACTACGTGTCACCCCCAAAATACAAGAGCAGCTTGTTGAACCGTTACCTTAACGACTCTTTGAGACACGTCATGGCCACAAACACTGCCATGATGGGAAAAACGAGGCAAAGAAACCATTCGGGATCTTTTAGCTCCAACGAATTTGAGGAGGAATTGGTGTCTCCATCATCGTCAGAGACTGAAGGCAACTTTGTCTACCGCACAG CTCTTCAGCCACATGGACGAGAGCTCTGTGCTGAAGCTGTGACTTTTTAA
- the MKX gene encoding homeobox protein Mohawk isoform X3 gives MNTVVFNKLSGAVLFEDRGSQELERGGRPYGGVLDSPHTRPEVGIPDSPPLKDNLGLRHRRTGARQNGGKVRHKRQALQDMARPLKQWLYKHRDNPYPTKTEKILLALGSQMTLVQVSNWFANARRRLKNTVRQPDLSWALRIKLYNKYVQGNAERLSVSSDDSCSEDGENPPRNHMNGGGYDTPVHHPVIKSESSVIKSGVRPESQASEDYVSPPKYKSSLLNRYLNDSLRHVMATNTAMMGKTRQRNHSGSFSSNEFEEELVSPSSSETEGNFVYRTDTLDNGSHKGDS, from the exons ATGAACACTGTCGTCTTCAACAAGCTTAGCGGAGCCGTGCTTTTTGAGGACCGAGGCTCTCAGGAGCTGGAGCGGGGCGGCCGACCCTACGGTGGCGTCCTGGACAGTCCCCACACCCGCCCCGAGGTGGGCATTCCCGACAGTCCGCCCCTCAAGGACAACCTCGGCCTGAGACACCGAAGGACTGG GGCCCGGCAGAATGGCGGGAAGGTGAGGCACAAGCGACAGGCCCTGCAAGACATGGCGCGGCCCCTCAAGCAGTGGCTTTACAAGCACCGTGACAATCCGTACCCCACCAAGACCGAGAAGATACTCTTGGCCCTCGGCTCGCAGATGACACTAGTGCAG GTGTCAAATTGGTTTGCTAACGCAAGACGTCGGCTTAAGAATACTGTTCGACAGCCAGATTTAAGCTGGGCTTTAAGAATAAAGTTATACAACAAGTACGTTCAAGGAAATGCCGAGCGGCTGAGTGTAAGCAGCGATGATTCGTGTTCTGAAG ATGGAGAAAACCCTCCAAGAAACCACATGAATGGAGGGGGCTATGATACCCCAGTTCACCATCCCGTGATTAAAAGTGAGAGCTCAGTTATAAAATCTGGAGTGAGGCCAGAATCACAGGCCAGTGAGGACTACGTGTCACCCCCAAAATACAAGAGCAGCTTGTTGAACCGTTACCTTAACGACTCTTTGAGACACGTCATGGCCACAAACACTGCCATGATGGGAAAAACGAGGCAAAGAAACCATTCGGGATCTTTTAGCTCCAACGAATTTGAGGAGGAATTGGTGTCTCCATCATCGTCAGAGACTGAAGGCAACTTTGTCTACCGCACAG